The region TTGCCGGACACCGCCTCCGAGGCCAGCGCCAGCCACACCCCGAGGCACACCAGCCAGTTGCAGCCCACTCCGCGCAGGAAGATCTGCCAGGCGCTCTCGTGCAGGCCCTTGGCGTCGGCGATGCCCGCCAGTCGCTCGTAGGTGAGCGCCGCGGGGGTCCCTGCCGGACTGCTGACACTTCCGATCACCCCGGTCTTGATCGCGAGGAAGTACGCGACGAACAGCGCACCCAGCACGTTCCCGACCAGGACGAGGGTGAGGTTGCGCCCGACCTCCCCGAGGGTGAGCCGGCCCTGCATCGCCCCCATGGGCACGAGCATCATGTTCCCGGTGGCCAGCTGGGAGCCCGCGATCACCACCAGCACCAGCCCGAGCGTGAACGCCGCCCCCATGAACAGGGTCGGGAGCGTCCCCAGGTCTTGGGATCCAGCCCCGACGAGACCGTGATGGCGACCATCCCGCCGAACGCGATGTAGGCCCCGGCCAGGAACGACCCGAGGAGGACCTTGTCCCATCGCAGATGTGCCTTCTTGACGCCGCTCTCGACCGCGGCCTCGGCGATCTCGGGCGGCTCCTTGGCGATCATTGGTGAGTACCTCCTCGGTGGGTCCGCACGCCGGTCGGCGGCCCGGGAGGAATCGCCCCTCAGCTCCCTGCCAAACCCGCTTCGGGGACCGCGGGTCGGCCTCCGTAGCGGTGGCGTCGGGGCTGGTCCTCGTGATCGCGGGCCCTGCGCTGTCGCGACAGGAACGGGTCCTGACACTCCTGCCGCTGCCGCGCGACGCGCTCCGGGCGGCTACCGAGGGCGCGTCGAGCCCGCGGTACGACGCGGCGGTGCGGTGAGGGTCAGGCGGGGAAGCCCACCGCGTGGGTGTCCATGAACTCGCGAACGCCCTCGATGCCCATTTCGCGACCCATGCCGCTGTGGTCGAAGCCGCCGAACGGGGCCCGCTCGTCGAGGTGCGCGGCACCGTGGGCGTTGACGAAGGTGTAGCCGGTCCGCAGCCGTGCGGCCAGGACGGCAGCCCGGTCGAGATCCTGCGTCCACACTGAGGAGCACAGCCCCGACCAGGTGTCGTTGGCGCGCGCGACGGCGTCGTCCTCGTCGTCGAAGGGCAGGATCGGCAGGGTCGGCCCGAACTGCTCCTCGACCACGACTCGGGCGTCGTCGGCCGGGTCGAGCACCAGGGACGGCCGGAGGAAGTTGCCGCGAGAGAGGTCGGCGCCCTCGGCGGCCTCCCCGAACTCGCGGACCTCGGCACCGGACTCGCGCGCCTGCGCGGTGAGCTCCTGCACGTACTCCCGCTGCCGCCGGCTGTGCAGCGGGCCCATGGTCA is a window of Pseudonocardia sp. T1-2H DNA encoding:
- a CDS encoding formate/nitrite transporter family protein, producing the protein MGAAFTLGLVLVVIAGSQLATGNMMLVPMGAMQGRLTLGEVGRNLTLVLVGNVLGALFVAYFLAIKTGVIGSVSSPAGTPAALTYERLAGIADAKGLHESAWQIFLRGVGCNWLVCLGVWLALASEAVSGKILGIFFPVMAFVAMGFDHVVANMFFLPAAIFAGVPGLGWDDTLRNWALAFLGNLVGAVVFVATSYWYLFLRRDPADGPSEERR
- a CDS encoding formate/nitrite transporter family protein: MIAKEPPEIAEAAVESGVKKAHLRWDKVLLGSFLAGAYIAFGGMVAITVSSGLDPKTWGRSRPCSWGRRSRSGWCWW